A window from Manduca sexta isolate Smith_Timp_Sample1 chromosome 24, JHU_Msex_v1.0, whole genome shotgun sequence encodes these proteins:
- the LOC115450719 gene encoding uncharacterized protein LOC115450719 codes for MFSSFDVCLALDCVKKICENNRCIVCDKESEEFLRYSCGHTVCVSCASGTDSCYSCLTSADESTSNYKLDEVSGQRAVNASVLLKEFEKAFNVNVFNHQRMSAQLKLEKDIFPECIQAPRKYFNKRKSLNLNVKKKKNRISLLPGEIVSEDSYKMENSITSVQKWLNRNKENVFEIQNVNKDEHDESGIVIDASYMDCSQITVDKDKQALLAVYEADKKERTSVSVLTVDSEEWEDNNATEEHPKILKDEYKVPFFKKSKLAETYVVCDNDTNIVNRSSNNCGQNSSIQITISFDNQHIKPCEFLQKESLHAHSSSVQTDICEFINMKDNLEDPSENSSLYSKQNVPSQDVFTPEELHKVSKDDISNIGFKAAMKSVIINESDSDGSVAEAAILEVSAQVHNVENPVFSDITFIDSHEQFRRQQRRRPRHLTPDSSNSSEKENLNPNKRQKKSKPVKKSKK; via the exons ATGTTTAGTTCATTTGATGTTTGCCTAGCGCTGgattgtgtaaaaaaaatatgcgaaaATAATCGTTGTATTGTTTG tgACAAAGAATCAGAAGAGTTTTTACGGTACTCATGTGGGCACACTGTTTGTGTGTCCTGTGCCTCAGGGACAGACAGTTGTTATAGCTGCCTCACCTCAGCAGATGAATCTAcctcaaattataaattagatgAAGTTTCAGGACAAAGAGCAGTCAATGCTTCAGTATTGTTAAAAGAGTTTGAAAAGGCCTTCAATGTCAATG TTTTTAACCATCAAAGGATGTCAGCGCAGCTAAAATTGGAAAAAGATATATTTCCGGAATGTATTCAGGCTCCacgaaagtattttaataaaagaaagagCCTTAATCTTAacgttaaaaagaaaaaaaatagaatttctTTGTTGCCTGGTGAAATTGTTTCAGAAGACAGCTATAAAATGGAAAATTCCATAACTTCAGTACAAAAGTGGCTTAATAGAAATAaggaaaatgtttttgaaatccaaaatgttaataaagatGAACATGATGAAAGTGGCATTGTTATTGATGCATCTTACATGGATTGTTCCCAAATTACTGTAGATAAAGATAAACAGGCTTTGTTGGCTGTGTATGAGGCTGATAAAAAGGAACGAACATCTGTCTCAGTGCTTACCGTTGACAGTGAAGAATGGGAAGATAATAATGCCACAGAAGAGCACCCAAAGATACTCAAAGATGAATATAAGGTACCTTTCTTTAAAAAAAGCAAACTTGCAGAAACCTATGTGGTGTGTGACAATGATACTAACATAGTTAATAGAAGTTCAAATAATTGTGGTCAGAATAGTAGTATACAGATCACTATTTCTTTTGATAATCAACATATAAAGCCTTGTGAATTTCTCCAAAAGGAGTCATTACATGCACATTCCAGTTCTGTTCAAACagatatttgtgaatttattaatatgaaagaCAATTTAGAAGATCCATCAGAAAATAGCTCTCTGTATTCAAAACAGAATGTACCAAGCCAAGATGTATTTACACCAGAGGAATTACACAAAGTTTCAAAAGATGACATATCAAATATTGGTTTTAAAGCAGCTATGAAATCTGTGATTATTAACGAATCCGATAGTGATGGCTCTGTGGCTGAAGCAGCAATACTAGAAGTTTCAGCACAAGTTCATAACGTTGAAAACCCAGT attCTCTGATATTACCTTCATTGACAGCCATGAGCAGTTTAGAAGGCAACAGAGGCGTAGACCACGCCATCTTACACCAGACAGTTCTAATTCATCTGAAAAAGAGAATTTAAATCCTAATAAGAggcaaaaaaaatcaaaacctgtaaaaaagtcaaagaaataa